One window of the Osmerus mordax isolate fOsmMor3 chromosome 2, fOsmMor3.pri, whole genome shotgun sequence genome contains the following:
- the slc49a4 gene encoding LOW QUALITY PROTEIN: solute carrier family 49 member 4 (The sequence of the model RefSeq protein was modified relative to this genomic sequence to represent the inferred CDS: deleted 1 base in 1 codon): MGAGPSNEAEREPLLVPTHPETNTEPVFSRVYRRRWLVLTLFSLLAFMQGMVWNTWGPIQISAMHAYDFTKSDIALLVLWGPVGFAPWLLFMWLMDKKGLRASLLLSAFFMLLGAALRSVPLGDQALRRWLLHGGQLLNGLAGPTIMSAGPLLSTTWFAPDQRATATAVASLVSYLGAATSFVVGPLFVPTPNDTLVVTKAMIPTDNFIRDRIQLVMYSELGAIAVLFAAVLLYFPSRPPLPPSVAAASQRLSYRSSICRLLSNGRFLMIALAYSVPTGVIAGWSGVLDMILTPARVNQVDAGWIGFWSTLGGCVFGVAVARFADSIRGMLKLILVLTMAGASLSATWFTLTCWTRLTHLPSTAATLYTSCILVGIFINSSVPIFFELFIETVYPVPEGITCGVVTFLGNLVTGLLLFFLTFYCTELSWLNWCLTGSCVFSLLLILFFRESYDRLYLDVFVSV; encoded by the exons ATGGGTGCTGGACCGAGCAACGAGGCCGAAAGGGAACCACTTCTTGTCCCTACACACCCCGAAACGAACACAGAGCCTGTATTTAGCAGAGTATATAGGAGAAGATGGCTGGTTCTGACTCTGTTTTCGTTGTTGGCGTTTATGCAAGGGATGGTATGGAACACTTGGGGCCCAATTCAGATTTCTGCCATGCACGCGTACGACTTCACGAAATCTGATATTGCACTCTTGGTTCTGTGGGGTCCAGTGGGATTCGCTCCATGGCTGCTCTTTATGTGGCTGATGGATAAAAAAG GTCTGCgggcctccctgctcctctcagccTTCTTCATGCTGCTGGGGGCGGCTCTACGAAGTGTCCCCCTGGGAGACCAGGCACTACGACGATG GTTATTGCAT GGGGGACAGTTGCTGAATGGTTTAGCCGGTCCAACCATAATGAGTGCCGGGCCCCTCCTCTCGACTACATGGTTTGCTCCGGACCAAAGAGCCACTGCCACTGCTGTGGCCTCATTGGTCAGTTACCTCGGGGCAGCAACGTCATTCGTGGTCGGCCCACTTTTTGTGCCCACCCCCAACGACACTCTGGTGGTGACCAAAGCCATGATTCCCACCGATAACTTCATCAGAGACCGCATCCAGCTGGTTATGTATTCAG AGCTTGGTGCCATCGCGGTGCTCTTCGCCGCAGTACTGCTGTACTTCCCTTCccggccccccctgccccccagcgtGGCCGCGGCCAGCCAGCGGCTCAGCTACAGGAGCAGCATCTGCAGACTCCTCAG TAATGGGCGCTTCCTGATGATCGCCCTAGCCTACAGTGTTCCTACTGGGGTGATCGCAGGCTGGTCAGGAGTCCTGGACATGATCCTCACTCCGGCCAGAGTCAACCAG gtggATGCTGGTTGGATTGGGTTCTGGTCCACGCTCGGCGGCTGTGTGTTTGGAGTTGCCGTGGCCAG GTTTGCAGACTCCATCCGGGGCATGCTGAAGCTGATCCTGGTCCTGACGATGGCTGGAGCCTCCCTGTCCGCCACCTGGTTCACCCTCACCTGCTGGACCAGGctcacccacctcccctccaccgcAG ccacgCTCTACACCTCCTGCATCCTGGTGGGAATATTCATCAACAGCAGTGTGCCCATCTTCTTCGAGCTCTTCATCGAGACTGTGTACCCGGTGCCTGAGGGCATCACGTGTGGAGTGGTGACCTTCCTCGGCAACCTGGTCACCGGtctgctcctcttcttcctcacgTTCTACTGCACAg
- the hspbap1 gene encoding HSPB1-associated protein 1 homolog isoform X2 → MAAKPFSPKEVRRILDSLSRPAVFLHMTCDWPVLHWTANHLSNCLGQKNIRFRLGEKQATHTPLFETQCSYVEASLDQFLCWTSKGTGPEVGLFSGYPLSEYWAYADYKYIAMLFQDQPSMFEDVLWSDFGYPGRAGRESTLWIGTEGANTPCHQDTYGCNLVLQVQGRKRWTLFPPEDAACLYPCRIPYEESSVFSLVDVLQPDLRRFPAFTQARAHTVTLQPGQVLYVPRHWWHYVESVDPVTVSVNSWIELEVDDEARVNEAVTKAVVCALKTTPSKDNTDDWLNPTEEGVSSHGENLQCLNLAVQTCLQRRERSQGAEQERPEPAGGRGAKRDSSGQTRGGTTPLTIPFGPHLVPVPANQDSLPKTKGLDWEDGAPKSCMANPSKGQTPRVLSASGECGSGSDDYGSPGRDCDSGGAAEALGHAPITTNDLLECLVHPDVIAHVTELLLERQNRHNNA, encoded by the exons ATGGCTGCCAAGCCCTTCAGCccaaaggaggtgaggaggatccTGGATTCTCTGTCAAGGCCCGCTGTCTTTCTCCACATGACTTGTGATTGGCCAGTTCTGCACTGGACAGCAAACCACCTGTCAAACTGCCTTGGCCAGAAGAACATCCGATTCAGACTGGGGGAAAAACAAGCAACacaca CTCCTCTCTTTGAAACCCAGTGCTCATATGTGGAGGCCAGTCTTGACCAGTTCCTGTGCTGGACCAGTAAAGGGACTGGGCCAGAGGTGGGGCTTTTCTCTGGCTACCCTCTTTCAGAGTACTGGGCTTATGCAGACTACAAATACATCGCTATGCTATTCCAAGACCAGCCGTCTATGTTCGAG GACGTGCTGTGGTCTGATTTTGGTTACCCGGGCCGGGCCGGTCGAGAGAGCACACTGTGGATCGGCACAGAGGGCGCCAACACCCCCTGCCACCAGGACACCTACGGATGTAACCTTGTGTTGCAGGTGCAGGGAAG gaagcGCTGGACCCTGTTCCCCCCGGAGGACGCGGCTTGTCTTTACCCCTGCAGGATCCCCTACGAGGAGTCCAGCGTCTTCAGCCTGGTGGACGTCCTCCAGCCAGACCTGAGGAGGTTCCCTGCCTTCACCCAGGCCAGGGCCCACACCGTTACCCTGCAGCCTGGACAG GTCCTGTATGTGCCCAGGCATTGGTGGCACTATGTGGAGTCTGTGGATCCTGTAACAGTTAGTGTCAACTCCTGGATTGAGCTG GAAGTGGATGACGAAGCGCGTGTAAACGAGGCCGTCACCAAGGCCGTCGTTTGTGCCCTGAAGACCACGCCCAGTAAGGACAACACTGACGACTGGCTCAACCCCACTGAG GAAGGAGTGTCATCGCATGGAGAGAACCTGCAGTGTCTGAACCTGGCGGTGCAGACCTgcctgcagaggagagagaggagccaggGTGCTGAGCAGGAGCGCCCAGAGCCGGCCGGGGGCCGAGGGGCCAAGCGGGACTCCAGCGGACAGACCCGCGGCGGCACCACACCCCTCACCATCCCCTTCGGACCTCACCTCGTCCCGGTGCCAGCTAACCAGGACAGTCTACCCAAAACAAAGGGACTCGACTGGGAAGACGGAGCCCCTAAGAGCTGCATGGCCAACCCGAGCAAAGGCCAGACACCCCGAGTCTTGTCTGCTAGTGGCGAATGTGGTTCTGGTTCCGATGACTATGGAAGCCCGGGCAGAGACTGTGACTCCGGAGGCGCTGCAGAGGCCTTAGGACACGCCCCCATCACCACCAACGACCTATTAGAATGCCTGGTGCACCCAGATGTCATCGCCCATGTCACTGAGCTCCTGTTGGAGAGACAGAACAGGCACAACAATGCCTGA
- the hspbap1 gene encoding HSPB1-associated protein 1 homolog isoform X1 — protein MTAKVMAAKPFSPKEVRRILDSLSRPAVFLHMTCDWPVLHWTANHLSNCLGQKNIRFRLGEKQATHTPLFETQCSYVEASLDQFLCWTSKGTGPEVGLFSGYPLSEYWAYADYKYIAMLFQDQPSMFEDVLWSDFGYPGRAGRESTLWIGTEGANTPCHQDTYGCNLVLQVQGRKRWTLFPPEDAACLYPCRIPYEESSVFSLVDVLQPDLRRFPAFTQARAHTVTLQPGQVLYVPRHWWHYVESVDPVTVSVNSWIELEVDDEARVNEAVTKAVVCALKTTPSKDNTDDWLNPTEEGVSSHGENLQCLNLAVQTCLQRRERSQGAEQERPEPAGGRGAKRDSSGQTRGGTTPLTIPFGPHLVPVPANQDSLPKTKGLDWEDGAPKSCMANPSKGQTPRVLSASGECGSGSDDYGSPGRDCDSGGAAEALGHAPITTNDLLECLVHPDVIAHVTELLLERQNRHNNA, from the exons ATGACAGCTAAA GTCATGGCTGCCAAGCCCTTCAGCccaaaggaggtgaggaggatccTGGATTCTCTGTCAAGGCCCGCTGTCTTTCTCCACATGACTTGTGATTGGCCAGTTCTGCACTGGACAGCAAACCACCTGTCAAACTGCCTTGGCCAGAAGAACATCCGATTCAGACTGGGGGAAAAACAAGCAACacaca CTCCTCTCTTTGAAACCCAGTGCTCATATGTGGAGGCCAGTCTTGACCAGTTCCTGTGCTGGACCAGTAAAGGGACTGGGCCAGAGGTGGGGCTTTTCTCTGGCTACCCTCTTTCAGAGTACTGGGCTTATGCAGACTACAAATACATCGCTATGCTATTCCAAGACCAGCCGTCTATGTTCGAG GACGTGCTGTGGTCTGATTTTGGTTACCCGGGCCGGGCCGGTCGAGAGAGCACACTGTGGATCGGCACAGAGGGCGCCAACACCCCCTGCCACCAGGACACCTACGGATGTAACCTTGTGTTGCAGGTGCAGGGAAG gaagcGCTGGACCCTGTTCCCCCCGGAGGACGCGGCTTGTCTTTACCCCTGCAGGATCCCCTACGAGGAGTCCAGCGTCTTCAGCCTGGTGGACGTCCTCCAGCCAGACCTGAGGAGGTTCCCTGCCTTCACCCAGGCCAGGGCCCACACCGTTACCCTGCAGCCTGGACAG GTCCTGTATGTGCCCAGGCATTGGTGGCACTATGTGGAGTCTGTGGATCCTGTAACAGTTAGTGTCAACTCCTGGATTGAGCTG GAAGTGGATGACGAAGCGCGTGTAAACGAGGCCGTCACCAAGGCCGTCGTTTGTGCCCTGAAGACCACGCCCAGTAAGGACAACACTGACGACTGGCTCAACCCCACTGAG GAAGGAGTGTCATCGCATGGAGAGAACCTGCAGTGTCTGAACCTGGCGGTGCAGACCTgcctgcagaggagagagaggagccaggGTGCTGAGCAGGAGCGCCCAGAGCCGGCCGGGGGCCGAGGGGCCAAGCGGGACTCCAGCGGACAGACCCGCGGCGGCACCACACCCCTCACCATCCCCTTCGGACCTCACCTCGTCCCGGTGCCAGCTAACCAGGACAGTCTACCCAAAACAAAGGGACTCGACTGGGAAGACGGAGCCCCTAAGAGCTGCATGGCCAACCCGAGCAAAGGCCAGACACCCCGAGTCTTGTCTGCTAGTGGCGAATGTGGTTCTGGTTCCGATGACTATGGAAGCCCGGGCAGAGACTGTGACTCCGGAGGCGCTGCAGAGGCCTTAGGACACGCCCCCATCACCACCAACGACCTATTAGAATGCCTGGTGCACCCAGATGTCATCGCCCATGTCACTGAGCTCCTGTTGGAGAGACAGAACAGGCACAACAATGCCTGA
- the slc15a2 gene encoding solute carrier family 15 member 2: MGKKLCGTNYPVSIAFIVVNEFCERFSYYGMKAVLTLYFVNYLDWNKDLSTAVYHAFSSLCYFTPLLGALIADSWLGKFKTIIYLSVVYVIGHVVKSVGAIPDVGDKTIHIVLSMVGLVLIAFGTGGIKPCVAAFGGDQFDEEHTSERRKFFSIFYMSINAGSVLSTIITPILRGDVQCFGQDCYALAFGVPAVLMVVALVVFISGSGMYKKSPPEGNVLLDVCKCIGFAIKSRWRSSKEDPKRKHWLDWAEKKYSKRLIQEIKMVLRVLVLYIPLPMFWALFDQQGSRWTLQATRMNMAFGESFVLKPDQMQMLNALLILVFIPVFDFMVYPLIGLCRIKLTPLRKMAVGMIFAALAFGAATLVEVNVVKTVVEPAPRGECLLQVYNLAEGEVSIKIPGNDLFQPLPFYEDPVGYQRVPLGEHSKNLTIHIKQNNVTHECTNAFTEEKAYSLVLHSHLSGLECKLVTDHIDKNENGNAFLRFINTRSEDVNLTVGDQYFYVPSDYSISAIKTVDRKEYTDVKCKSGSEEFTINLGLLDFGASYTVILTGGVDEIVTQKMEDVQANDVHIAWQIPQYVLITAGEVMFSITGLEFSYSQAPANMKSVLQAGWLMTVAFGNVIVLIVAEGAGLEQWMEFLLFGGLLVAVCIIFSIMAYFYTYVDPNQLDKLFHEDKGYNHDDGDLKKDKENENIQLQQSTKM; this comes from the exons ATGGGAAAG AAACTATGTGGGACCAACTACCCCGTCAGCATTGCCTTCATTGTGGTGAATGAGTTCTGTGAACGGTTCTCCTACTATGGCATGAAAG CTGTGTTGACCCTTTACTTTGTCAACTACCTGGACTGGAACAAGGACCTGTCCACAGCTGTCTACCATGCCTTCTCTAGCTTGTGCTACTTCACCCCCTTGCTGGGGGCTCTTATTGCTGACTCCTGGCTGGGAAAGTTCAA GACCATCATCTATCTCTCCGTTGTCTATGTCATCGGCCATGTAGTCAAGTCTGTGGGAGCCATCCCTGACGTGGGAGACAAGACCATACACAT AGTGTTGTCTATGGTGGGCCTGGTCCTCATTGCGTTTGGCACCGGTGGAATCAAACCCTGTGTGGCAGCGTTTGGAGGGGACCAGTTTGATGAGGAGCAT ACCAGTGAAAGGAGGAAATTCTTCTCCATTTTCTACATGTCCATCAACGCGGGTAGTGTCTTATCTACAATCATCACGCCTATTCTGAGAG GTGATGTGCAGTGTTTTGGTCAAGACTGCTATGCTCTTGCTTTTGGAGTGCCAGCTGTTTTAATGGTCGTTGccctgg tCGTGTTCATCTCTGGCAGTGGCATGTATAAGAAGAGTCCTCCTGAGGGGAATGTCTTGTTAGACGTGTGTAAGTGTATCGGG TTCGCCATCAAGAGTCGCTGGAGGAGTTCCAAGGAAGACCCAAAGAGGAAGCACTGGCTCGACTGGGCTGAGAAGAAGTACTCA AAGCGTCTGATCCAGGAGATTAAGATGGTTCTGAGGGTTCTAGTTCTCTACATTCCTCTGCCTATGTTCTGGGCTCTGTTTGACCAGCAG GGCTCCCGCTGGACCCTCCAGGCCACAAGGATGAACATGGCCTTT GGGGAATCATTCGTCCTGAAGCCTGATCAAATGCAG ATGTTAAATGCCCTGCTCATCCTGGTGTTCATCCCAGTCTTCGACTTCATGGTCTACCCTCTGATAGGTCTCTGCAGAATCAAACTCAC ACCTCTAAGGAAGATGGCAGTTGGTATGATCTTTGCAGCCCTGGCCTTTGGGGCAGCTACTCTTGTGGAGGTGAATGTTGTG AAAACCGTGGTGGAGCCTGCGCCTCGAGGGGAGTGTCTCCTGCAGGTGTATAACCTGGCAGAGGGGGAGGTCAGCATCAAAATACCAGGGAATGACCTATTCCAACCACTCCCATTCTATGAG gACCCTGTAGGATACCAGAGGGTTCCCCTGGGGGAGCACAGTAAGAATCTCACTATACATATCAAGCAAAACAACGTCACGCATGAGTGTACAAATGCCTTTACAGAGGAGAAGGCTTACAGTCTGGTCCTGCACAGCCACCTCTCAGGATTGGAGTGCAAACTA GTGACCGATCATATTGATAAAAACGAAAATGGAAATGCCTTTCTGAG gTTCATCAACACTCGGTCTGAAGATGTGAACTTAACGGTGGGAGACCAGTACTTCTACGTCCCCTCTGACTACAGCATATCCGCTATCAAGACTGTGGACAGAAAAGA GTACACTGATGTCAAGTGTAAATCTGGCTCAGAGGAGTTCACCATCAATCTGGGGCTGCTGGACTTTGGTGCCTCCTACACTGTCATTCTGACAGGG ggTGTGGACGAAATAGTGACCCAGAAGATGGAGGACGTTCAGGCTAACGATGTCCACATCGCTTGGCAGATCCCCCAGTATGTTCTTATCACAGCTGGAGAGGTCATGTTCTCCATCACAGGCCTGGAGTTCTCCTACTCACAG GCTCCAGCCAACATGAAGTCTGTACTGCAAGCTGGTTGGCTGATGACTGTGGCTTTTGGGAATGTCATTGTGCTGATTGTGGCAGAGGGAGCAGGCCTTGAACAG TGGATGGAGTTCCTGCTATTTGGTGGCCTGCTGGTGGCAGTCTGTATAATCTTCTCTATCATGGCCTATTTCTACACCTACGTAGACCCGAATCAGTTGGACAAGCTGTTCCATGAAGACAAAGGGTACAACCATGATGATGGTGACTTGAAGAAGGACAAGGAAAATGAAAACATACAATTACAGCAAAGCACAAAAATGTAG